The proteins below come from a single Ictalurus punctatus breed USDA103 chromosome 24, Coco_2.0, whole genome shotgun sequence genomic window:
- the LOC108256939 gene encoding zona pellucida sperm-binding protein 4 — MAVKVVLILLVCCVELFMLQSFQVDSFMTESFDYASQNNQDFREGHVVVQSADPDQEGWLRQPQKYSVFCGKDAVEVVLPSGPLSEVKIWGSSILDPVLEATKECGYSLTKEQGNNVLHVSFSGCHVIVEEGRYTLQLLYRNNMGPAEVVTVSCDASSDMVSQKLRLPRSAGQEDCPPAPMPPMSPYRKLPQNYTRGGCDIPTSQRLPCGPSGTTASECLAKGCCVNVTDSSCYYPMDQCTSDGQFVFTIYSNVTTIPVSPKSLYVVSTNPCKPAHATDEFATFKFSVTDCGTKTYSIGDTTIYMAEVRPAIRALKMKYGVITRDHPVRLMVECRYSKLSPTMRASTGYMVMNPTVPASLRSRGLYGVQLRIADDDTFSSFSPRGHLPLKVLLGRPLYLEVRLNSPKPEATLLVNYCVAYTRSATNALVLLYEGCPNPDLSSAQSSLLRVLDLPQTPYQRRFVVTAFQFMNVTTQKYINEEIYFMCSTELCMPSETPCRKTCFDGKP; from the exons ATGGCGGTGAAAGTAGTCTTAATTTTGCTGGTGTGCTGTGTTGAGTTGTTTATGTTGCAATCTTTTCAGGTGGATAGTTTCATGACTGAGTCTTTTGATTATGCTTCCCAAAATAATCAAGACTTTAGAGAAGGTCATGTGGTTGTGCAGTCTGCAGACCCTGATCAGGAGGGTTGGCTCAGACAGCCCCAGAAATATTCTGTCTTTTGTGGTAAAGATGCTGTTGAAGTAGTTTTGCCTTCTGGTCCTCTTTCTGAGGTGAAGATTTGGG GGTCCTCCATTCTGGACCCGGTTCTAGAGGCAACGAAAGAATGTGGCTACTCCCTGACAAAGGAACAGGGGAACAATGTTCTGCATGTCAGCTTCTCTGGCTGTCATGTCATTGTTGAG GAGGGCCGATATACTCTGCAGCTGCTGTACCGTAATAACATGGGACCTGCTGAGGTTGTCACGGTATCCTGTGATGCTAGCTCTGACATGGTATCACAAAAACTCCGTCTCCCTCGCTCAGCTGGCCAAGAAGACTGTCCACCTGCTCCAATGCCACCCATGTCACCATATAGAAAGCTGCCTCAGAACTACACACGAGGAG GCTGTGACATTCCTACTAGCCAAAGATTGCCCTGTGGTCCTTCTGGAACTACAGCTTCTGAGTGCTTGGCCAAAGGATGCTGTGTGAATGTGACAGATTCCTCCTGTTATTACCCAATGGATC AATGTACATCTGATGGGCAGTTTGTGTTTACTATTTACTCTAATGTCACAACTATCCCTGTGAGTCCCAAAAGCTTGTATGTGGTATCCACGAACCCCTGTAAACCTGCCCATGCTACTGATGAATTTGCCACCTTCAAGTTCTCAGTGACTGACTGTGGGACAAAGACATAT AGCATTGGAGATACCACTATTTATATGGCTGAAGTGCGGCCAGCCATCAGGGCACTTAAAATGAAGTATGGAGTCATCACCAGGGATCACCCTGTCAG GCTGATGGTTGAGTGTAGGTACTCAAAGCTGAGCCCAACAATGAGGGCAAGTACTGGCTACATGGTGATGAACCCAACTGTGCCAGCTTCTTTGAGGTCTCGTGGACTATATGGTGTTCAGCTCAGGATTGCAGATG ATGACACcttctcttcattctctccaCGTGGTCATCTGCCCTTGAAGGTTCTCCTGGGTAGACCATTGTATCTGGAGGTGCGATTAAATTCTCCCAAACCTGAGGCCACATTACTAGTAAACTACTGTGTGGCCTACACACGCTCTGCTACGAACGCCTTGGTTCTGCTCTATGaagg GTGTCCCAACCCTGATCTTTCCTCTGCCCAGTCTTCATTGCTCCGTGTGTTGGATCTGCCGCAGACTCCTTACCAGCGTCGCTTTGTGGTGACTGCCTTCCAGTTCATGAATGTCACCACCCAAAAATACATCAATGAGGAG ATTTACTTCATGTGCTCCACTGAACTGTGTATGCCTTCTGAGACTCCATGTCGCAAGACATGCTTTGATGGAAAG CCGTAA